In one Haemophilus parainfluenzae genomic region, the following are encoded:
- a CDS encoding M48 family metallopeptidase: MKKQLKSFAFAALAGVVLTSCADSASINQQAASSYTQEMGNMRAHGVIDTSSKTAKRVHAVFNKMVPYADQANETGQQFNWQINVIKSKELNAWAMPGGKMAFYTGLVDTLQLNDNEIAVVMGHEMAHALKEHGKAKVNFGMATNIAASLGHAALSTVIGSSASELAVGLTKDFALDKPYSRSAETEADEVGLMLMARSGYNPEVAPGLWQKMAKASGGSKGALDVLASTHPSDESRQENLQRLLPEAMELYKATKNKNG; this comes from the coding sequence ATGAAAAAACAACTTAAAAGCTTTGCTTTTGCTGCGTTAGCGGGTGTTGTATTAACTTCGTGTGCTGACTCTGCCTCTATCAATCAACAAGCTGCAAGTAGCTATACCCAAGAAATGGGTAATATGCGTGCACATGGTGTAATTGATACTTCATCAAAAACTGCAAAACGTGTTCATGCAGTGTTTAATAAAATGGTGCCTTATGCAGACCAAGCGAATGAAACTGGACAACAATTTAACTGGCAAATCAATGTCATTAAATCAAAAGAACTGAATGCTTGGGCAATGCCAGGCGGTAAAATGGCATTCTACACAGGTTTAGTGGATACCTTACAGTTAAACGATAATGAAATTGCTGTTGTAATGGGTCACGAAATGGCACACGCTTTAAAAGAACACGGTAAAGCGAAAGTGAATTTTGGTATGGCTACTAATATTGCAGCAAGTTTAGGTCATGCCGCCCTTTCTACTGTTATCGGTTCAAGTGCAAGTGAATTAGCAGTAGGTTTAACCAAAGACTTTGCTTTAGATAAACCTTACTCTCGTAGCGCAGAAACTGAAGCGGATGAAGTTGGATTAATGCTAATGGCTCGCTCAGGTTACAATCCTGAAGTTGCCCCAGGTTTATGGCAAAAAATGGCAAAAGCCTCTGGTGGTTCTAAAGGTGCACTTGATGTGTTAGCTTCTACTCACCCGAGTGATGAATCCCGCCAAGAAAACTTACAACGCTTATTACCAGAAGCGATGGAACTTTACAAAGCCACTAAAAATAAAAATGGCTAA